One window of the Branchiostoma lanceolatum isolate klBraLanc5 chromosome 3, klBraLanc5.hap2, whole genome shotgun sequence genome contains the following:
- the LOC136431132 gene encoding putative pre-mRNA-splicing factor ATP-dependent RNA helicase PRP1: MSKRHRLDVGDSHGKRYRDTGYSNSSGGSKNSNSVISMPKPNTVPTINPFTGMPYTARFHDILKKRMLLPVMEYREKFMEMMRGQQIIVLVGETGSGKTTQVPQWCLEYVRAYNPKRGVSCTQPRRVAAMSVAQRVADEMDVIIGQEVGYSIRFEDCSSAKTILKYMTDGMLLREAMADPLLERYGVILLDEAHERTLATDILMGLLKEVVRQRGDLKIVVMSATLDAGKFQGYFDNAPLMSVPGRTHPVEIFYTPEPERDYLEAAIRTVIQIHMCEETEGDILLFLTGQEEIEEACKRMKREVDNLGPEVGEMKVIPLYSTLPPNMQQRIFESAPPNKPNGAIGRKVVVSTNIAETSLTIDGVVFVIDPGFAKQKVYNPRIRVESLLVTAISKASAAQRAGRAGRTRPGKCFRLYTEKAYKQEMQDQTYPEILRSNLGSVVLQLKKLGIDDLVHFDFMDPPAPETLMRALELLNYLAALDDDGELTELGSMMAEFPLDPQLAKMVIASCDHNCSNEILSVTAMLSVPQCFVRPNEAKKAADEAKMRFAHIDGDHLTLLNVYHAFKQNHEDTQWCYDNFINFRSLKSADNVRQQLVRIMERFNLRRTSTEFTSRDYYINIRKALVSGFFMQIAHLERTGHYLTVKDNQVVQLHPSTCLDHKPEWVLYNEFVLTTKNYIRTVTDIKPEWLIKIAPQYYDMQNFPMCEARRQLERIIAKVQAYENAF, translated from the exons ATGTCGAAAAGACACCGACTAGACGTGGGAGACTCCCACGGTAAAAGGTATAGAGACACAGGATACAG TAACAGTTCAGGTGGAAGCAAAAATTCCAACTCCGTCATCAGCATGCCCAAACCCAACACCGTCCCCACCATCAACCCGTTCACGGGCATGCCGTACACGGCGCGCTTCCACGACATCCTGAAGAAGCGCATGCTGCTGCCCGTGATGGAGTACAGGGAGAAGTTCATGGAGATGATGCGGGGACAGCAGATCATCGTGTTGGTGGGGGAGACGGGGTCGGGCAAAACCACACAG GTTCCTCAGTGGTGTCTGGAATACGTCCGGGCGTACAACCCAAAGCGAGGCGTATCCTGTACCCAGCCGCGCCGAGTGGCGGCCATGTCCGTGGCGCAGCGTGTGGCGGATGAAATGGACGTGATCATCGGACAGGAGGTTGGTTACTCCATCAGGTTCGAGGACTGCTCCAGCGCAAAGACCATCCTCAA GTACATGACAGACGGTATGCTGCTGCGTGAAGCCATGGCAGACCCGCTGTTGGAGCGGTACGGCGTGATCCTACTTGACGAGGCTCACGAACGTACACTGGCCACAGACATCCTGATGGGTCTGCTGAAGGAGGTGGTAAGACAGAGAGGAGACCTGAAGATTGTTGTCATGAGTGCTACTTTAGATGCAG GCAAGTTCCAGGGTTATTTCGACAATGCTCCGCTCATGAGCGTACCCGGCCGTACGCATCCCGTGGAGATTTTCTACACCCCTGAGCCGGAGAGAGACTATCTGGAGGCAGCCATACGAACAGTTATACAGATCCACATGTGTGAGGAGACGGAAGGAGACATACTACTCTTCCTCACAGGGCAAGAG GAAATTGAAGAGGCGTGCAAGCGGATGAAGCGGGAAGTTGACAACCTGGGTCCGGAGGTCGGGGAGATGAAGGTCATCCCCCTGTACTCCACCCTCCCGCCCAACATGCAGCAGCGGATCTTTGAGTCTGCCCCTCCCAACAAACCCAACGGCGCCATTGGGCGCAAGGTGGTCGTCTCCACCAACATCGCGGAGACGTCGCTGACCATCGACGGGGTGGTGTTCGTGATCGACCCAGGGTTCGCCAAACAGAAG GTATACAACCCGAGGATCCGAGTAGAATCGCTGCTGGTGACGGCCATCAGTAAGGCTAGTGCAGCTCAGCGTGCCGGGCGCGCCGGTCGTACGCGGCCGGGGAAGTGTTTCCGACTCTACACGGAGAAGGCGTACAAACAGGAGATGCAGGACCAGACGTACCCCGAGATCCTCAGGTCCAACCTCGGCTCGGTCGTGCTACAGCTCAAGAAGCTGGGCATCGACGATCTCGTGCACTTTGACTTCATGGATCCCCCTG CCCCTGAGACCCTGATGAGAGCACTGGAACTTCTCAACTATCTCGCTGCATTGGACGACGACGGAGAGCTGACGGAACTGGGCTCCATGATGGCGGAATTCCCGCTGGACCCACAGCTCGCCAAGATGGTCATCGCCTCCTGCGACCACAACTGTTCCAACGAAATCCTCTCCGTCACTGCCATGCTATCAG TCCCACAGTGTTTTGTGCGACCCAACGAGGCGAAGAAAGCTGCGGACGAGGCTAAGATGCGCTTCGCTCACATCGACGGAGACCACCTGACGCTGCTCAACGTCTACCACGCCTTCAAGCAGA ACCACGAGGACACCCAGTGGTGCTACGACAACTTCATCAACTTCCGCTCGCTGAAGTCGGCGGACAACGTGCGCCAGCAGCTCGTCCGCATCATGGAACGCTTCAACCTGCGGCGCACCAGCACCGAGTTCACGTCCCGCGACTATTACATCAACATTCGCAAGGCCCTGGTGTCCGGATTCTTCATGCAG ATTGCCCACCTGGAGAGAACAGGTCACTACCTGACGGTCAAGGACAACCAGGTGGTGCAGCTGCACCCGTCCACCTGTCTGGACCACAAGCCGGAATGGGTGCTGTACAACGAGTTCGTGCTGACCACCAAGAACTACATCAGGACAGTCACCGACATCAAGCCAGAGTG GTTGATAAAGATCGCGCCCCAGTACTACGACATGCAGAACTTCCCCATGTGCGAGGCCAGACGTCAGCTGGAGAGAATCATCGCCAAAGTACAGGCCTACGAGAACGCCTTCTAG